A single Aggregatilinea lenta DNA region contains:
- a CDS encoding dihydrofolate reductase family protein, which translates to MSKPKVVVVQAASVDGRLTLSPDTLLMAAMDRWTAVAGTSETFVNTLKDIHQPQAQLEGSGSFILDSMTSEPLPPAEDDLSALYDDFLPDEIVRQPGRRWFTAVDSRGRIRWMYKEFPGEEWTSWYALVLVSRQTPPAYLAYLRREMIPYLVTGEDRVDLACALDKLNALLDVTTVMSTAGGTLNGALLRAGLIDEVNIDVFPGLIGGRTTPSLFDSTELGPDDQPTRLTLISAEAQPDGHVWLRYAVAAG; encoded by the coding sequence ATGTCCAAGCCAAAGGTTGTGGTCGTTCAAGCCGCGTCGGTCGATGGCCGTTTGACGCTTTCCCCGGACACCTTGCTCATGGCCGCAATGGATCGTTGGACTGCTGTCGCCGGGACGAGCGAGACGTTTGTCAACACGCTGAAAGACATCCACCAGCCCCAAGCGCAGCTTGAGGGTAGTGGATCGTTCATCCTCGACAGCATGACATCGGAGCCGCTACCCCCTGCGGAGGACGACTTGAGTGCCCTTTACGACGACTTTCTACCGGATGAGATCGTGCGCCAGCCAGGACGTCGCTGGTTCACGGCGGTCGACAGTCGGGGGCGCATTCGCTGGATGTACAAAGAATTCCCTGGCGAAGAATGGACGAGCTGGTATGCGCTGGTCCTGGTGTCTCGCCAGACGCCGCCCGCCTACTTAGCGTACCTGCGTCGAGAGATGATCCCCTACCTCGTCACGGGCGAAGACCGGGTCGATCTGGCCTGTGCGTTGGACAAGCTCAACGCGCTGCTGGACGTCACGACTGTGATGTCTACGGCAGGCGGCACGCTGAACGGCGCGTTGCTGCGTGCCGGGCTGATCGACGAGGTCAACATCGACGTCTTCCCCGGCCTGATTGGAGGTCGCACGACGCCGAGCCTGTTCGATTCGACCGAACTGGGGCCAGACGATCAGCCCACGCGCCTGACACTGATCTCGGCAGAAGCGCAGCCGGACGGCCATGTCTGGCTGCGTTATGCGGTGGCAGCGGGCTAA
- a CDS encoding FecCD family ABC transporter permease: MASSFNAAERPRPAFLLAGIGVLPRLIVICGALLLLLLAAMIYAASVGSTSIPYRDVADALLQYMGLTHSVDVTSSTYRIVTIVRLPGLMVAALVGAALACAGAVMQGLFRNPLADPGIIGISAGASFSVVLVMTQTAAVGDLWLLTRGPMANALWRVPVAAFVGALLAALLVYMLSLQQGRTNLAALLLAGVALNSVLGALTSVLLLRSADASATRSVLSWVVGSLEGRGWDYFWVALWPILVSAGLLLLYSRELNLLTIGEESAQSLGVNVPRVRLVLLTLSSLLTASAVSVAGTIAFVGLVVPHILRLIIGPDHRVLLPASLIGGAAFLVFADAIARSIIAPEQLPTGTVTALVGGPFFVSLLWRNRRRIALL; this comes from the coding sequence GTGGCTTCTTCCTTCAACGCTGCCGAGCGCCCGCGTCCGGCCTTTTTGCTGGCCGGGATTGGCGTGCTGCCCCGCCTGATCGTGATCTGCGGGGCGCTGCTGCTGCTGCTGCTGGCCGCTATGATTTATGCCGCGTCGGTCGGCTCTACCTCGATCCCTTACCGCGACGTGGCCGACGCCCTGCTGCAGTACATGGGCCTCACGCACAGCGTGGACGTGACCTCGTCCACCTACCGCATCGTGACCATCGTGCGCCTGCCGGGGCTGATGGTGGCGGCGCTGGTCGGCGCAGCGCTGGCCTGCGCGGGCGCGGTGATGCAGGGCCTGTTCCGCAACCCACTGGCCGATCCGGGCATCATCGGGATCAGCGCGGGTGCGTCGTTCAGCGTGGTGCTGGTCATGACGCAAACTGCCGCCGTGGGCGATCTGTGGCTGCTGACGCGCGGCCCGATGGCGAACGCGCTGTGGCGCGTGCCGGTCGCGGCCTTCGTCGGGGCGCTGCTGGCCGCGCTGCTGGTCTACATGCTCTCGCTGCAGCAGGGGCGCACCAACCTCGCGGCGCTGCTGCTGGCAGGCGTCGCGCTCAATTCCGTGCTCGGCGCGCTGACCTCGGTGCTGCTGCTGCGCTCGGCAGACGCCAGCGCGACCCGTTCGGTGCTGTCGTGGGTCGTGGGCAGCCTGGAGGGGCGCGGCTGGGATTACTTCTGGGTCGCGCTGTGGCCGATCCTTGTGTCGGCGGGGCTGCTGCTGCTCTACAGTCGCGAACTGAACCTGCTGACCATCGGGGAGGAAAGCGCACAGTCGTTGGGCGTCAACGTGCCGCGCGTGCGGCTGGTGCTGCTTACGCTAAGCAGCCTGCTGACCGCCTCCGCCGTGAGCGTCGCGGGCACCATCGCCTTCGTGGGCCTCGTCGTGCCGCACATCCTGCGCCTGATCATCGGGCCGGACCACCGCGTGCTGCTGCCCGCGAGCCTGATCGGCGGCGCGGCGTTTTTGGTGTTCGCGGACGCGATCGCGCGGTCGATCATCGCGCCGGAACAACTGCCTACCGGAACGGTCACGGCGCTGGTCGGCGGGCCGTTTTTCGTGTCTTTACTGTGGCGCAACCGCCGCCGCATTGCTTTACTGTAG